A genomic region of Candidatus Methylomirabilota bacterium contains the following coding sequences:
- a CDS encoding aconitase family protein, whose translation MPTMFEKIWDRHVVAEGPGGQSLLYIDRHLLHEGATHAFARLSKAGRSVRRPGGLVATADHYVPTGPGSEALANDEIRGMVEGLTRSTREEGVTLFGPGDPRQGIVHVIGPEQGLTQPGIVLVCGDSHTATHGAFGALAFGIGSTE comes from the coding sequence ATGCCCACGATGTTCGAGAAGATCTGGGATCGCCACGTGGTCGCCGAGGGGCCCGGCGGGCAGTCGCTCCTGTACATCGACCGGCACCTGCTCCACGAGGGCGCGACACACGCGTTCGCGCGTCTCAGCAAGGCGGGGCGCTCGGTGCGTCGGCCCGGGGGCCTCGTCGCCACAGCGGACCACTATGTCCCGACGGGGCCGGGGTCGGAGGCGCTGGCCAACGACGAGATCCGCGGCATGGTAGAAGGCCTGACGCGCTCCACGCGGGAAGAGGGCGTCACGCTCTTCGGGCCGGGCGATCCGCGCCAAGGGATCGTCCACGTGATAGGGCCCGAGCAGGGGCTGACGCAGCCGGGCATCGTCCTCGTCTGCGGCGACTCTCACACGGCGACCCACGGGGCCTTCGGGGCGCTCGCGTTCGGCATCGGCTCGACCGAG
- a CDS encoding ABC transporter substrate-binding protein, giving the protein MTASKASAEQIDIGRRALLAGAASVLATPAPGWAQKPDRVVFGTNWRAQAEHGGFYQAVATGLYRRRGLDVTIRQGGPQINSAQLLAAGRLDFNMGASLFGALNYLQSGVPIVTTAAIFQKDPQVLMSHPGQGHDSLPALKGKPIMISAGAQSTFWQFLKHRFGYTDAQIRPYTFQLAPFLADKKAIQQGYLTSEPFKAEQAGVKPVVLLLADGGYTSYTTTIETRADVVRDKPDLVQRFVDASIEGWYGYLDGDPGPANRLIKRDNPDMTDALIAYAIAAMKRHGIVVSGDALTLGIGAMTDARWKDFFDTMSAAGVFPPTLEYRRTYTLQFVNKKIGMK; this is encoded by the coding sequence ATGACCGCCTCCAAGGCGAGCGCGGAACAAATAGACATTGGCAGGCGGGCGCTACTCGCCGGCGCCGCGTCCGTCCTTGCGACGCCCGCCCCAGGTTGGGCGCAGAAGCCCGACCGGGTCGTCTTCGGCACCAACTGGCGCGCGCAGGCCGAGCACGGCGGTTTCTACCAGGCCGTCGCGACGGGGCTGTACCGCCGCCGCGGCCTCGACGTCACGATCCGCCAGGGCGGGCCGCAGATCAACAGCGCCCAGCTCTTGGCAGCCGGACGCCTGGACTTCAACATGGGCGCGAGCCTCTTCGGCGCGCTCAACTATCTCCAGAGCGGCGTGCCCATCGTCACCACCGCCGCCATCTTTCAGAAGGACCCGCAAGTCCTGATGTCCCACCCGGGCCAGGGCCACGACTCTCTCCCCGCGCTCAAGGGCAAGCCGATCATGATCTCGGCGGGAGCGCAGTCGACGTTCTGGCAGTTCCTCAAGCACCGCTTCGGCTACACCGACGCCCAGATCCGCCCCTACACCTTTCAGCTGGCGCCCTTCCTCGCGGACAAGAAGGCGATCCAGCAGGGGTACCTCACGAGCGAGCCCTTCAAAGCCGAGCAGGCGGGCGTGAAGCCGGTCGTCCTGCTGCTGGCCGACGGCGGCTACACGAGCTACACGACCACCATCGAGACACGCGCCGACGTCGTCCGGGACAAGCCCGATCTGGTCCAGCGCTTCGTGGACGCCTCGATCGAGGGCTGGTACGGCTACCTCGACGGCGATCCCGGGCCGGCCAATCGCCTCATCAAGCGCGACAACCCGGACATGACTGACGCGCTGATCGCCTACGCGATCGCCGCCATGAAGCGCCACGGCATCGTGGTCTCGGGAGATGCGCTCACGCTCGGCATCGGCGCCATGACCGACGCGCGCTGGAAGGACTTCTTCGACACCATGTCGGCCGCGGGCGTCTTCCCGCCCACGCTCGAGTACCGGCGCACCTACACGCTCCAGTTCGTCAACAAGAAGATCGGGATGAAGTGA
- a CDS encoding ABC transporter permease: protein MAARGRGDRVLAPALVGLAALAAWETVVRVEGIPPYILPGPILIARTVVADWGTLFPSLLVTLAITGAAFLVAAVLGLALAVVFTQSTFIERAFFPYAVILQVTPIVAIAPLIILWVKWIPLALLICAWLVAFFPVLSNTVLGLASTDKNLVDLFRLYGATRWQAFRYLRLPSALPYFLGGLKISGGLALIGAVVAEFVAGTGGAQSGLAFRILEAGYTLQIPRMFAALFLISAAGVLIFALLTGLSRLALHRWHESELEPED, encoded by the coding sequence GTGGCGGCGCGCGGGCGCGGGGACCGCGTGCTCGCTCCGGCGCTCGTCGGCCTCGCAGCCCTGGCGGCCTGGGAAACGGTGGTGCGCGTGGAGGGCATCCCGCCCTATATCCTGCCGGGACCCATCCTGATCGCGCGCACCGTGGTCGCCGATTGGGGCACGCTCTTCCCCTCGCTCCTCGTCACGCTCGCCATCACGGGCGCGGCCTTCCTGGTCGCGGCCGTGCTCGGTCTCGCGCTGGCCGTCGTCTTCACGCAGTCTACGTTCATCGAGCGCGCCTTCTTCCCGTACGCCGTCATCCTCCAGGTGACGCCCATCGTCGCGATCGCCCCGCTCATCATTCTGTGGGTCAAGTGGATCCCGCTGGCGCTCCTGATCTGCGCCTGGCTCGTCGCGTTCTTTCCCGTGCTGTCCAACACGGTCCTGGGGCTCGCAAGCACGGACAAGAACCTGGTGGATCTCTTCCGCTTGTACGGCGCCACGCGCTGGCAGGCCTTCCGCTACCTCCGCCTGCCGTCGGCCCTGCCCTACTTCCTGGGCGGGCTCAAGATCAGCGGCGGCCTCGCGCTGATCGGCGCCGTCGTGGCGGAGTTCGTGGCGGGAACGGGCGGGGCGCAGTCGGGGCTCGCCTTCCGCATCCTCGAGGCGGGCTACACGCTCCAGATCCCGCGGATGTTCGCCGCGCTCTTCCTGATCTCGGCGGCGGGCGTGCTGATCTTCGCGCTCCTGACCGGGCTCAGCCGGCTGGCGCTTCACCGCTGGCACGAGAGCGAGCTCGAGCCCGAAGATTGA
- a CDS encoding extracellular solute-binding protein — protein MDSRLKDLAEKLDAGLIARREFLRRAAVVTGGTAAGLKALERMAYAQSGTKLRVWLFKSYVTAGNDILAKQVESWAAERKVQVDMDWATFGDREQKFVAAIEAGNPPDMAEMNYQGPSRYKAALRDVTKIAKDLASSRGGLLTYAERAVNLNGQYFGVARQAFPGGLFVRKDLLDAKGVKLPKVYDPDVVDMAKKCQDASKDLWGFGQTLNRCDDGNGYMQNILWDYGGSVWDKDGKPALATTFLKQNLEALQFSVDTIQKYKIQPPGVMGWNDVSNNEAYMAGKLVSTNNGASLYYAMVAKKHPLAEKTQVILTPGGPAGSFVFAGPYNWGIFQKTKHVELCEDLIRWVEDEKRFEEYMKASIGQAGPVYKSRADNPYWKTDPNFQGMLQNLLRGVWTGYPGPFTAAAVEVQAQYLLCDMAGRVVVAGLSPEAALKETHARVEEIYKARRS, from the coding sequence ATGGACAGCCGACTGAAGGATCTGGCAGAGAAGCTGGACGCGGGTCTCATCGCCCGGCGCGAGTTCCTCCGCAGGGCCGCCGTCGTCACGGGCGGCACCGCCGCGGGCCTCAAGGCGCTCGAGCGGATGGCGTATGCGCAGAGCGGGACCAAGCTCCGGGTATGGTTGTTCAAGAGCTACGTGACCGCGGGCAACGACATCCTCGCCAAGCAGGTGGAGAGCTGGGCGGCGGAGCGGAAGGTACAGGTCGACATGGACTGGGCGACTTTCGGCGACCGTGAGCAGAAGTTCGTCGCGGCCATCGAAGCTGGCAATCCGCCGGACATGGCTGAGATGAACTACCAGGGGCCGTCGCGCTACAAGGCCGCGCTCCGGGACGTGACGAAGATCGCCAAGGACCTGGCTTCGTCGCGCGGCGGACTGCTCACCTACGCCGAGCGGGCGGTCAACCTCAACGGACAGTACTTCGGCGTCGCCCGCCAGGCCTTCCCCGGCGGCCTCTTCGTCCGCAAGGACCTGCTCGACGCCAAGGGCGTCAAGCTTCCCAAGGTCTATGACCCCGACGTGGTCGACATGGCCAAGAAGTGCCAGGACGCGTCGAAGGATCTCTGGGGCTTCGGCCAGACCCTCAACCGGTGCGACGACGGCAACGGCTACATGCAGAACATCCTATGGGACTACGGCGGGAGTGTCTGGGACAAGGACGGCAAGCCCGCGCTCGCCACGACGTTCCTCAAGCAGAACCTCGAGGCGCTGCAGTTCTCCGTGGACACTATCCAGAAGTACAAGATCCAGCCTCCGGGCGTCATGGGCTGGAACGACGTATCCAACAACGAGGCGTACATGGCCGGCAAGCTGGTGAGCACCAACAACGGTGCGAGCCTCTACTACGCCATGGTGGCCAAGAAGCACCCGCTGGCCGAGAAAACACAAGTGATCCTGACGCCGGGCGGCCCGGCCGGCAGCTTCGTCTTCGCCGGCCCGTACAACTGGGGCATCTTCCAGAAGACCAAGCACGTCGAGCTCTGTGAGGACTTGATCCGCTGGGTCGAGGACGAGAAGCGCTTCGAGGAATACATGAAGGCGTCCATTGGCCAGGCCGGACCCGTGTACAAGTCGCGAGCCGACAACCCGTACTGGAAGACGGACCCGAACTTCCAGGGCATGCTCCAGAACCTCCTCCGGGGCGTGTGGACCGGCTATCCCGGCCCGTTCACAGCCGCCGCCGTCGAAGTGCAGGCACAGTACCTCCTCTGCGACATGGCCGGGCGCGTGGTGGTGGCCGGGCTCTCGCCCGAGGCCGCGTTGAAGGAGACCCACGCCCGCGTCGAGGAGATCTACAAGGCCCGGCGGAGCTAG
- a CDS encoding isocitrate lyase/PEP mutase family protein, which yields MRTTTRLRQMMKEPGIIVAPGAYDGFSARLIEAAGFRCVYMTGAGTAASHLGQPDLGLATLTEMANHASHLASCVSLPIIADADTGYGNVLNVVRTVREYERAGVAGLHMEDQVAPKKCGHIAGKQVIPTQEFCDKIRAASEHRTDPDFVIIARTDARAVTSLDDAIDRGNRAAEAGADVVFVEAPQTEDEIHRVAREVKAPLLANMVQGGKTPAVKVAELERIGFKIVIFPAVCMAAAVPAMERALESLKETGTDWHDGPVLSPMDIFRKVGFDWWHEIEEKFAPRS from the coding sequence ATGCGCACCACCACGCGTCTCCGCCAGATGATGAAGGAGCCCGGGATCATCGTCGCCCCGGGCGCCTACGACGGCTTCTCCGCGCGTCTCATCGAGGCGGCCGGCTTCCGCTGCGTCTACATGACGGGCGCGGGCACGGCGGCCTCGCACCTGGGCCAGCCCGACCTGGGGCTCGCCACCCTCACCGAGATGGCGAACCACGCGTCGCACCTGGCCTCCTGCGTGTCGCTGCCGATCATCGCCGACGCGGACACGGGCTACGGCAATGTCCTGAACGTCGTGCGGACCGTGCGGGAGTACGAGCGCGCCGGCGTCGCGGGGCTGCACATGGAGGACCAGGTCGCGCCCAAGAAGTGCGGCCACATCGCCGGCAAGCAGGTCATCCCGACGCAGGAGTTCTGCGACAAGATCCGCGCCGCCAGCGAGCACCGGACAGATCCGGACTTCGTCATCATCGCGCGCACCGACGCCCGCGCCGTGACGAGCCTGGACGACGCGATCGACCGCGGCAATCGCGCCGCCGAGGCGGGCGCCGACGTCGTCTTCGTCGAGGCGCCGCAGACCGAGGACGAGATCCACCGCGTGGCCCGCGAGGTCAAGGCGCCGCTCCTGGCCAACATGGTCCAGGGCGGGAAGACGCCGGCCGTCAAGGTCGCGGAGCTCGAGCGGATCGGCTTCAAGATCGTGATCTTCCCCGCCGTGTGCATGGCGGCGGCCGTCCCGGCCATGGAACGCGCGCTGGAGTCCTTGAAGGAGACGGGGACGGACTGGCACGACGGGCCCGTGCTCTCGCCCATGGACATTTTCCGCAAGGTCGGCTTCGACTGGTGGCACGAAATCGAAGAGAAATTCGCGCCTCGGTCATGA
- a CDS encoding ABC transporter ATP-binding protein yields MTAAAPPVTPIVTLRGVSRLYPSGTLALDRLSLSVVAGEFLTLLGPSGCGKTTLLRLIAGLAEPSDGRVEWSPDGGARRLGFVFQEPTLMPWARVEDNIRLPLMLAAVSQRESHIRVSEATAHVGLEGFERAYPRELSGGMKMRVSIARALVTQPRILMMDEPFAALDEITRFKLENDLSSLAHRQRLTVLFVTHSVFESVYLGSRVIVLSPRPGRVAAEFRVDAPAPRGEAFRTSSVYLEACRQVSALLAQAMEAR; encoded by the coding sequence GTGACGGCCGCCGCGCCCCCCGTCACTCCCATAGTCACGCTCCGGGGGGTGAGCCGCCTCTACCCGAGCGGCACGCTGGCTCTCGACCGGCTGTCGTTGAGTGTCGTGGCGGGCGAATTTCTGACTCTCCTCGGCCCCTCGGGCTGCGGCAAGACCACGCTCCTCCGGCTGATCGCCGGGCTGGCCGAGCCCTCGGACGGGCGCGTCGAGTGGTCGCCCGACGGCGGCGCGCGCCGGCTCGGCTTCGTCTTCCAGGAGCCGACACTCATGCCGTGGGCGCGGGTGGAGGACAACATCCGGCTGCCGCTCATGCTGGCCGCCGTGAGCCAACGTGAGTCGCATATCCGGGTCAGCGAGGCCACGGCGCACGTCGGCCTCGAGGGCTTCGAGCGCGCGTACCCGCGCGAGCTCTCCGGCGGGATGAAGATGCGCGTGTCCATCGCGCGGGCGCTGGTGACCCAGCCGCGAATCCTCATGATGGACGAGCCCTTCGCGGCTCTCGACGAGATCACGCGCTTCAAGCTCGAGAACGATCTTTCGTCCCTGGCGCACCGGCAACGGTTGACCGTGCTCTTCGTCACGCACAGCGTCTTCGAGTCCGTGTACCTCGGCAGCCGCGTGATCGTCCTGTCGCCCCGGCCGGGGCGCGTCGCGGCCGAGTTCCGGGTGGACGCTCCCGCGCCGCGCGGCGAGGCCTTCAGGACCTCTTCCGTTTACCTCGAGGCCTGCCGCCAAGTCTCGGCGCTCCTGGCCCAAGCCATGGAGGCCCGCTAG